A region of the Amycolatopsis sp. cg13 genome:
TTGGGCCGAGAACTCCAGCCGGGCGACCTCGAGCCGTTCACCGAACTGCTGCTCGACCATTACCGCGGCTTGACTGCGAACCAGCTCCATCGTGCGCTGCGCCGGGCACAGGAGATCGGGTGGGAGGTCGGGCAGGTCTTCACCCAGTACGACGTCCTGCTCACGCCGACGCTGCCGCTCCCGACTCCGCCGCTGGGCCTGCTGGACACGACGGATCCCGCGTCGATCTACGAGCACGCGGGCGCGTATTCGGCGTGGACCAGTGTTTTCAACGTGACTGGGATGCCCGCGATCTCGCTTCCGCTCGGCCGGGATGACGACGGACTGCCGCTGGGGGTGCAGTTCGCCGCGGATCTGGGGCAGGAGGGGCTGCTGTTGTCGTTGGCGGCGCAGTTGGAGGAAGCGGCACCCTGGGCCAACTGACCGTTCGTCAGTTGCGGACGATGGCCGATCCGCTGCTCGACAGGTTGGACATGATGACCAGGACCCCGATCAAGGTCAGGATCGCCCACATCACAACCACGGTGGTCACGATCAACGCGTGCCGCCGGATAGCCGCGAGCTGGCCGAGGATTTCCAGGTTGATCCTGTTGGCGTAGTCCGTCGGCCCGTCCGTCTCGGACGCTGCTTTGAGCCGCGCGGCGACTGCGTCGGGACTCGTAAATGCGTTCGCGTGATAGCGAGGACGGGGCTTGAGTTCGGGCACAGTTGTTTCTCCTCAGGCTAAGCAGCGGATAGACGCACGGGAATCGTCGAGCCCAGCCGTTGCGTTACCGCGCCGCCGGATGCCAAGCCTCCCAGTCACCGAGATCGCGAGAGCAGCCCGTCCCCTCCGTTTCCTACCGTGGCAAGGTGACTTCCACGACCCCCACCCCGCCCGATCCGCTTGCTCCCGCCAGGCTCGGGCCGGTGCAGTTGCGCAATCGCGTCGTCAAGGCGGCTACCTACGAGGGGCTCAGCCACCACGGCCGGGTCACCCGGGATTTGGTCGATTTCCACGTCGGCTACGCGAAGGGCGGCGTCGGGATGACGACGGTCGCTTATTGCGCGGTCGCCAAGGAAGGCCGCACCGACCGGCATCAGATTTACTGGGCCGACGAGGCCCTGCCGGGACTGCGCGTGCTCACCGACGCGGTGCACGCCGAGGGGGCGGCGATTTCGGCGCAGATCGGGCACGGCGGGCCGGTCGCGAATCCGAAGGGCAATGGGCTGCCCGCGCTCGCGCCGAGCCGGTATTTCCACAAGACGACGCTCAGTTTCGCTCAGGAAATCGACCACGCCGGCATCGAACGCGTCAAACGCGCCCACGCCGACGCGGCCCGGCGCGCCATCGAGTGCGGGTTCGACGCCATTGAAGTCCACTTAGGACACAACTATCTGATCAGTTCCTTCCTGAGCCCCAAACTCAACCACCGCACCGACGAATACGGTGGCTCGCTGGAGAACCGCGCCCGGCTCGCGCGTGACACGATGCGCGCGGTTCGTGACGCGGTCGGCGACCGGATCGCGGTGATCGTCAAAATGAACATGGACGACGGCGCGCCCGGCGGCTTTTGGCTCGACGAGGCGATCCCGGTGACGCAATGGCTCGAAGCCGACGGCACCTGCGACGCCCTCGAAATGACCGCCGGTTCATCGCTGCTCAACCCGATGTACCTCTTCAAGGGTGACGCGCCGGTCCGCGAGTTCGCGGCGGTGATGCCGCAGCCGTTGAAGTTGGGCGTGCAGGCGGTGGGGAAGCATTTCATCCGCGAATATCCTTATCGGGACGCGTTTCTGCTCGAGGACGCACGCCAGATCCGGGCCGCGGTGAAGCTGCCGATGGTGTTGCTCGGCGGGATCACCGACCGCGCGTCGATGGACCTGGCGATGCGGGAGGGATTCCAGTACGTCGCGATGGGCCGGGCTTTGCTGCGCGAGCCGGATTTGGTGAACCGGATCGCCGCTGAGCCGGAGACGCCGTCGTTGTGCATTCACTGCAACAAATGCATGCCGACCAACTTTACCGGCACGCGGTGTGTGCTGGTGGACCGGACGACGACTCGGGGTGCGGATTGGGGTCAGCCCGCGGGGTACGTGGGCTGACCGTGGTCCTGCGGCAGATCAGACAGGTCCAGCACGAGCCGGTACCGGACGTCGTTGCGTTCCAACCGTTCGAGGGCTTCGTTGACGCGGGCGGACGGGAGGAGTTCGATGTCGGCGGTGATGTCGTGCCGGGCGCAGAATTCCAGCATGGCGGCGGTCGCGGGACGGCCGCCGCTGCCCGCGGAGCTGAGGTTCTTGCGTCCTGCCAACAGATCGGTGGCCTGCACGGTGACCGAGCCGAGGTACCCGACGTGGCTGAGGGTTCCGTCGAGGGCGACGAGCTTGAGGTAGGGCGCGACGTCGTGCGGGACGGCGATGGTGTCGATGACGACGTCGAACCGGTCCCGGGCCGCGGCCATCTGGTGTTGGTCCGTCGAGACGATCAGATCGTGACCGCCCAGCCGACGGGCGTCGTCGGCTTTGTCGGCGGAGCGGCTGACGACCGTGGTGTCGGCCCCGAGCGCGACGGCGAGTTTGACCGCGAGGTGCCCGAGCCCGCCGAGCCCGGCCACGGCGACCCGGGTGCCAGGCCCGACGCCGAGGGCTCGCAGCGGTTCCCAGACGGTGATCCCCGCGCACAGCAGGGGAGCGGCGGCCGCGGGGTCGAGCCCGGCGGGGAGCGAGTAGGCGAACTCGTCGCGGACGATGTACTCGCGGGAGAAGGCGCCCAGCGTGGTGGTTCCGTCGCGGCGGTCGGTGCCGCCGTAGGTCAGGGTGGGGAAGTCGTGACAGAAGTTTTCCTGTCCTGCCTCGCACATCGCGCACGCGCCGCAGGAGTCGACGATGTTGCCGACCGCGACCTGGTCGCCGATGGCGAATCGCGTGACCTCGTGCCCGATCTCGGTGACCACGCCGGTGAACTCGTGGCCGGGCACCAAAGGCGCGTCGCCGGTGTGGGCGCGGACGGCGTGCAGATCGGTATGGCAGACGCCGCAGTAGTCCACGCGAACCGCGACGTCGTCGGCCCGCAGTTCCCGACGTTGCAGCACGGTCCGTCGTAACCCGGCACGGTCGGTTTGCCAGCCCAGAGTGTCCCGCATGCTCGCCCCTCAACAAACAGACTGTTCGGTCTATTGCCACGGTAGCCGCCGTGCTCCGATTCGGCAAACAGACTGGTCTGTTGTTATCGTGCCCGGCATGGCCGACAAGCCCCTGACCTCGCGCGGAGCCGCCACCCGGCAGCGCATCCTGGACGTCGCGACCCAGGAGTTCGCCGAGCACGGGATCGCCGGAGCGCGCGTCGAGCGCATCGTGGCCGCCGCCCGCACCAACAAGGCGCAGCTCTACGGCTACTTCGGCAGCAAGGAAGGGCTGTTCGACGCCATTTTCTCCGCCTCGCTGGAGCGGATCATGACCATCGTGCCGATCGACGCCGCCGACCTCGCCGGCTGGGCCGTCCGCCTCTACGACGAGTACCTCCGCCGCCCCGACCTCATCCGGCTGGCCACCTGGGAACGCCTGGAGCGCCGCCCGGCCGGACATCTCGTCGACGACAGCCACCGCCTCGACGACGCCAAACTGCGCGCCATCGCCGACGCGCAAGCCGCGGGCCTCGTCCGGGACGGAGACCCGTTCGACCTGATGGCGATGGTGATCGCGATGTCGATGGCCTGGTCGCCGGTCAGCAACGTTTATGCCGCCAATGATCAGGAAGCTGCGGAATTGCACGAGCAGCGCCGGGCGTTGCTCCGCGAGAGCGTTGAGCGCGTCGTCGCACCGGGGTCGTGAGTGGCGATGACGGTTCTAACCGGGATAAACGCTCACGTCTCCCTCGGGAAGTTCGTAAACCCCTTCCGATTGCTCCGCAAGTACCACCCCGAAGCCGCGAGCGTCCCGCCGTCCACCGGAATCGTGTGGCCGGTGACGTAAGAGGCAGCGTCCGTCGTCAGGAATTCGATCACCTTCGCGTATTCGTCCACGTGCCCGAACCGGCCTAACGGCACCCATGTCTCGATCTTCGACGGATCGTTGTCGCGCAACATCGCGGCAGCAGGTGTCTGCTGGCTGTCCGCGAGGTCCGGCGCGATCGCGTTCACCCGCACGCCGTATCGTCCGACCTCGACGGCAAGGCTCTTCGTGAACGCCGAAACCCCGGCGTTGTAAGCGGAATACACCGCATGCCCGGGAATTCCGCGAAAGGCTTCCACTGTCGAGTTATTCACGATCACGCCTGAGCCCTGCGAGATCAACTGCGGCAGCACCCGGTGCGTGAGCTTGAAGACGTGCAGCAGGTTCAGCTCATGCAACCGCGCCCACTGCTCCGGCGTGCTGTGCAGGAAATCCCGGGACGCGGGCCGGAAATCGCCGACATTGTTGACCAGGACGTCGATCCGGCCGTCGCCCAACCGCAGCGCGGCGGCGGTGACAGCCTCGACTACCTCGTCCGCGACGATGTCGCCGATGACCGTTTCGCACACGCCGCCAGCCTCTTCGAT
Encoded here:
- a CDS encoding NADH:flavin oxidoreductase produces the protein MTSTTPTPPDPLAPARLGPVQLRNRVVKAATYEGLSHHGRVTRDLVDFHVGYAKGGVGMTTVAYCAVAKEGRTDRHQIYWADEALPGLRVLTDAVHAEGAAISAQIGHGGPVANPKGNGLPALAPSRYFHKTTLSFAQEIDHAGIERVKRAHADAARRAIECGFDAIEVHLGHNYLISSFLSPKLNHRTDEYGGSLENRARLARDTMRAVRDAVGDRIAVIVKMNMDDGAPGGFWLDEAIPVTQWLEADGTCDALEMTAGSSLLNPMYLFKGDAPVREFAAVMPQPLKLGVQAVGKHFIREYPYRDAFLLEDARQIRAAVKLPMVLLGGITDRASMDLAMREGFQYVAMGRALLREPDLVNRIAAEPETPSLCIHCNKCMPTNFTGTRCVLVDRTTTRGADWGQPAGYVG
- a CDS encoding TetR family transcriptional regulator, encoding MADKPLTSRGAATRQRILDVATQEFAEHGIAGARVERIVAAARTNKAQLYGYFGSKEGLFDAIFSASLERIMTIVPIDAADLAGWAVRLYDEYLRRPDLIRLATWERLERRPAGHLVDDSHRLDDAKLRAIADAQAAGLVRDGDPFDLMAMVIAMSMAWSPVSNVYAANDQEAAELHEQRRALLRESVERVVAPGS
- a CDS encoding SDR family NAD(P)-dependent oxidoreductase, with amino-acid sequence MPHETIRRVSIVTGGALGIGGATSRRLAGRGDLVVLNDIDPAAAADTRAAIEEAGGVCETVIGDIVADEVVEAVTAAALRLGDGRIDVLVNNVGDFRPASRDFLHSTPEQWARLHELNLLHVFKLTHRVLPQLISQGSGVIVNNSTVEAFRGIPGHAVYSAYNAGVSAFTKSLAVEVGRYGVRVNAIAPDLADSQQTPAAAMLRDNDPSKIETWVPLGRFGHVDEYAKVIEFLTTDAASYVTGHTIPVDGGTLAASGWYLRSNRKGFTNFPRET
- a CDS encoding NAD(P)-dependent alcohol dehydrogenase — encoded protein: MRDTLGWQTDRAGLRRTVLQRRELRADDVAVRVDYCGVCHTDLHAVRAHTGDAPLVPGHEFTGVVTEIGHEVTRFAIGDQVAVGNIVDSCGACAMCEAGQENFCHDFPTLTYGGTDRRDGTTTLGAFSREYIVRDEFAYSLPAGLDPAAAAPLLCAGITVWEPLRALGVGPGTRVAVAGLGGLGHLAVKLAVALGADTTVVSRSADKADDARRLGGHDLIVSTDQHQMAAARDRFDVVIDTIAVPHDVAPYLKLVALDGTLSHVGYLGSVTVQATDLLAGRKNLSSAGSGGRPATAAMLEFCARHDITADIELLPSARVNEALERLERNDVRYRLVLDLSDLPQDHGQPTYPAG